A part of Streptomyces sp. NBC_01497 genomic DNA contains:
- a CDS encoding GNAT family N-acetyltransferase has translation MTDERDLSERAQELWAGLASGTASPVPAGSVPSPHAARVPSPPAAFGPAGSVRVVVAPSSLLCPPGWLGLVVIGGAGLVTAPDGERARAVRTAVAGGLTAGGLADAETVRRALPLRTGAVLGPAALAYVSEAAFRRPAGGTVAATACEEAEGLRELWSACTEEEIDESGLREITSPAFVVREGGGAGDRIVAAAGYRRWPGAAAHLCVLTAPAARGRGLARVSGAAAVAHALAAGLLPQWRARPVASRRVAAALGFRELGTQVSIEVAGPQGG, from the coding sequence ATGACGGACGAGCGTGATCTGAGCGAACGCGCCCAGGAGTTGTGGGCGGGGCTGGCCTCGGGAACGGCTTCCCCGGTTCCCGCCGGCTCCGTGCCGTCCCCGCACGCTGCCCGCGTACCGTCCCCGCCCGCCGCGTTCGGACCGGCGGGATCGGTACGGGTGGTGGTGGCGCCGTCCTCGCTGCTGTGCCCGCCCGGGTGGCTCGGCCTGGTGGTGATCGGCGGGGCGGGTCTGGTGACCGCACCGGACGGGGAGCGAGCTCGGGCCGTGCGCACGGCGGTCGCCGGTGGCCTCACGGCCGGGGGCCTCGCCGACGCGGAGACCGTACGGCGCGCCCTGCCGCTGCGGACGGGCGCGGTCCTCGGTCCTGCGGCGCTGGCGTACGTGTCGGAGGCGGCCTTCCGCCGTCCGGCCGGGGGAACGGTGGCTGCGACCGCGTGCGAGGAGGCCGAGGGCTTGCGGGAGTTGTGGTCCGCCTGCACCGAGGAGGAGATCGACGAGTCCGGGCTGCGGGAGATCACTTCGCCCGCCTTCGTCGTGCGGGAGGGTGGCGGCGCGGGGGACCGGATCGTGGCCGCCGCCGGGTACCGGCGCTGGCCGGGGGCCGCCGCGCATCTCTGCGTGCTGACCGCTCCGGCCGCCCGGGGTCGGGGCCTGGCCCGCGTCAGCGGCGCGGCGGCAGTGGCGCACGCCCTCGCGGCGGGGCTGCTCCCGCAGTGGCGGGCGCGGCCCGTGGCCTCCCGGCGGGTCGCTGCCGCCCTCGGCTTCCGCGAGCTCGGCACGCAGGTGAGCATCGAGGTGGCCGGGCCGCAGGGCGGCTGA